The Tardibacter chloracetimidivorans region TGGATTCCGCCGATCGCTACGCCTATGGCCAGGAATGGTACGATATCCTGCGGCGTATATGGTCCAGTGACACGCCATTTGACTGGGATGGTAAGTATTTCCAATTGAAGCAGGTGATTAGCGAACCCAAGCTTAATGGTGGAACGCTGCCGCCAACGATTAACGCTGGTGCGTCCTCGCTGGGGCGGGATTTCGGTGCCCGCAACGCCGACGTCTGCTTCGTCGTGATGAGTGATCTGGACACAGGGCAGAAGGATGTCGCCGCGATCAAGGCGCATGCCAAAGGGCATTATGATCGCGATGTCGAGGTCTTTACCAATTGCTATGTGGTTTGTCGGCCGACAGTGGCGCAAGCGCAGGATTATCATCATTATTACGTCGAGGAACAGGCGGACTGGCCAGCAGCAGAACAACTGATGGCCAGCCTGGGCATGACCAGCAAATCTTTTCCGCCGGAATTTTATACCATGTATCGGTCCCGGTTTGCAGCCGGGCATGGCGCATATCCGATTGTCGGCGATCCCGATCATGTTGCCGATCAACTGGAAAAGGTCAGCCAGGCAGGCTATGCCGGCACCACCATATCTTTCGTTAACTATTTGGACGAACTACCCTATTTTCGCGATGAGGTATTGCCGCGCCTGCAAGCCAAAGGATTGCGGGCCTAGGGTCCAAACTCAATCAGCCTCTTGAAAATCGTTGGTCTCATTGATTCAAGGCGTTTTCGCTGAAGAGGAGGCCTTGGGGATGTCGCGTTCGTTGTTCTGGCTATCGGATGAAGCGTGGACAGCAATCGAGCTCCACTTGCCCAAGAACCAGCCAGGAGCACGACGTGTTGATGACCGGCGGGTGATCTCCGGCATCGTTCACATGCTCAAGTGCGGCGGTCGCTGGGCAGATTGCCCCGCCGAATACGGGCCGGCGACGACGGTCTACAACCGATGGAACAGGTGGAGCCGGCGGGGCATCTGGACACGCATCCTGGCTGCACTGACCGAAGAAGGCTGGATCGCCGAGACCGGGCAGATCGATAGCAGCTACATCAAGGCTCACCGTAGCGCCGGTGGGGCAAAGGGGGGGCGCGAGCCAATGCCATTGGGATCTCGCGTGGCGGCCGGACAACAAAGATCCACGCCCTTGTCGACGTCCTCGGACGGCCGCTTCGTCTCGTCCTGACGCCCGGCAACACATCGGACGTGAAGGGCGCCGACCTGCTCATCAACGAAACAGCGGGAATGAAGCGGGTGATCGCCGACCGCGGCTACGACGCCAATCGCATTAGGACCATCCTGCGCGAACAGGGCACGACCCCGGTGATCCCCGGCCGCCGCAACCGCAAGCGCCCGATCCAATATGACAAACGCCGCTACAAAGATCGCTGGCGGGTCGAGGCTATGTTCTGCCGCCTCAAGGATTTCCGCCGGATCGCTACTCGCTACGACAAGCTTGCACGAAACTTCCTCTCAGCCGTAAGCCTCGCTGCCGCTGTGGCTTTCTGGCTCTGATTGAGTCTCAACCCTAACATCGACGTCTGGATGCCATCAAGGGTGGCGCCACCTGCTATCAGCGATACGACATGGCGAGGTTCGGTGCCGTGGTGCGATAATAGCGCCATGACATCAGGGCCAGAGACATGGGGCTGCTTTTCGAATCCAAATTTGCGCCAGGCATGGCCGAGCGCATTTTCAACCAGCAACCGGCGCAACGCGGCGCTTCCGCGCCGAAGTTCCGCGTTCGACGGAGGTTGGTAAAGCGTGCACCATTCTTTGCTGAGCCATTCGATGTCTTCGGCAACCGTGGCCCAGGGATCGGCATGGTCCGATGCGCCAGCGACGGGCCGCTCTCTAACGCGAAGCTGCTCAACGATCTTCTGATCGAGCAAGAAGGAAAATTGATGCCCGCCCGCTAGGCGCACGACAAGAAGCGGGCGCCCGGATTCGGCATCCTCGCCGAGCATAACAAATTCCGTATCACGCGGCCGCAAATCCATCGGCACGATGCCGCCTTGTTCGACTCCTTCCTCGCGTGCAGCCGCCCATTTGGCGGCGGCGCCTGCCGCGCGTTCGAGAATTTCAAGAGCTGGCCCACTTTGGTCGAACGGCAATTCGAGTCGATGTCTCTCGCCGGGTTGGCCATCGAACAGCAAGATCATGTCGCCAGTTTGCGAATTGACACCACCGT contains the following coding sequences:
- a CDS encoding LLM class flavin-dependent oxidoreductase — translated: MSQAPAPARSAANSMSSESRLKLGLFGANCSGGMAATNVPERWDGSWESNLALARMADEAGLEFLLPIARWRGYDGDTGFQNKILETATWATGLLASTRKITVFATVHTAFFHPLVAAKQIATMDQIGGGRAGLNIVCGWNDVEYGMLGLHLPLDSADRYAYGQEWYDILRRIWSSDTPFDWDGKYFQLKQVISEPKLNGGTLPPTINAGASSLGRDFGARNADVCFVVMSDLDTGQKDVAAIKAHAKGHYDRDVEVFTNCYVVCRPTVAQAQDYHHYYVEEQADWPAAEQLMASLGMTSKSFPPEFYTMYRSRFAAGHGAYPIVGDPDHVADQLEKVSQAGYAGTTISFVNYLDELPYFRDEVLPRLQAKGLRA
- a CDS encoding IS5 family transposase (programmed frameshift), coding for MSRSLFWLSDEAWTAIELHLPKNQPGARRVDDRRVISGIVHMLKCGGRWADCPAEYGPATTVYNRWNRWSRRGIWTRILAALTEEGWIAETGQIDSSYIKAHRSAGGAKGGPRANAIGISRGGRTTKIHALVDVLGRPLRLVLTPGNTSDVKGADLLINETAGMKRVIADRGYDANRIRTILREQGTTPVIPGRRNRKRPIQYDKRRYKDRWRVEAMFCRLKDFRRIATRYDKLARNFLSAVSLAAAVAFWL